Part of the Orcinus orca chromosome 5, mOrcOrc1.1, whole genome shotgun sequence genome, aaattcaataaagactttaaaaatggtccacatcaaaaaaataaaatctttaaaaaaataaaacaggtggGCGTGGGGCTGCCAGGAGGGGCGGGTCGAAGTATGGCTGAGCCTTATTTATAAGTCTAGAGCCTCCacaaatttttttgtcattttcctaCACTGGGCTGGTAGGCTTCTGTTATCACACAGGTGACTTCCCTTCATCCCatgttttttaatacttttacacCTGGACATCATCACCTTTCTCTAAGCTCTTCTACCTAGATTCTTAAAGCCTGGACTTTTCCTACCATCTATCTAGCTCTTTggttttctccctctccttcaatTCAACAACATGAGTGTGGACCCAGCTTGTCCCCAAAGCCTGCGTGGCCCCGAAGCATCCAATTCTAGGGAATCTTCACCAATGCCTGAGATCTATGGGCCTGAAGAAAATTATGTGTCCTTGCAAATGTCATCTGCTGAGACCCACGACATGGAGACTGGACAGTCCTGATTCTTCCACAAGCCCCAGAGTAAAACTACTGGCCACGGCCGCAGACAAGAgcacagagaagaaggaagagaaggtccTGGTCAAGAAGCAGAAGACCAGAACCGTGTTCTCTCAGACGCAGCTGCGTGTGCTCAATGAGAGATTTCAGAGGCAGAAATACCTCAGCCTCCAGCAAATGCAAGAACTTTCCAACATCCTGAACCTTAGCTACAAACAGGTTAAGACCTGGTTCCagaaccagagaatgaaatgtaaGAGGTGGCAGAAAAACAACTGGTCCAGGAATACCAACATTGTGACTCAGGGCCCAGCAACTGCAGAATACCCGGCCTTCTATTCCTACCGCCAAGGATGCTTGGTGAACTCTTCCGGAAACCTGCCCATGTGGGGTAACCAGACCTGGAATAACCCAACTTGGAGCAACCAGAGCTGGAACAGTCAGTCCTGGAATAACCAGAGCTGGAACAGTCAGACCTGGTGCCCCCAAGCCTGGAATAACCGGACTTGGAACAATCAATTCAACAACTATGTTGAGGAATTCCTGCAGCCCCAGATCCAGTACCGGCAAAATTCTCCTGTCAGTGATTTGGAGACCACCTTGGAAACTGCCAGGGAAAGCTATAACATAATACAGCAAACTGCTAAGTATTTCAATTCCCAACAGCAAAGCATGGATTTATTCCCAAATTACTCTCTGAACATACAGCCTGAAGATTTGTAACGATGGCTGTATTATTCAATCTCAATTTGAGCCGTGACTGTATTACTTCcctagaatttttcttttacaattatGTCTCTCTCTGCCTTGATAAGCTGCTTTTCATTCTGACTTTTGTGTCAGTTTGGGGGTGTATGATTGGTGTCTAATCAAAGAGGTTTCAGAAGCATTGACTTCTACGGACAACATGATAAAAGATGACTGGCGGCTACAGATAACTAGGTTATAATACTATTTTTTGGATATCTTTAGGATCTAGAACCTAACCTCAAGAATACGGAGCAAAAGTACAAAGATGTGTGATGAAggattattcatattttctgggATGCGGAGGCTTTACTTGTTAAGAACCTCAGTTGTTAAGGTGAAGGATTAAGCTACAATGTGCTTCACTGATTGCCTCTGCCCCTTTTTGCTATTTTACTTACAACCCCTAATTTTTTCCACCACTCTAGTATTTGTAGAAAGATGTTTTGATTTGTCCACATCATAATACTACCAGTTGGCTGGTTCGTTTATAAGtaccaataaatttaaaaattacccatttaaataaataaataaataaaaataaaacagagctcTCAGTTCCTTGATATTTCCTCAGCCTTCCATAGCATCCAGCACACCAGCTTACACAGAGTAGGTGCCCAACAACAATTTATTTGAATTGATTTGACAGAGAATAAGTAAATTTGGGTCAGTATGTAGAGTAAAATCCCTATAACTAAAGTCTCCCTTCAAAAAAGGCCAACTTGATCTAGTTTATTCTTAATTATACtaccaagaaatatttgtttagtgCTTACTATCGACCAGAGAATGGGACAGATGCTTTATATGGTTGGTCTGATTCAAACCGTAAAGCCATCCTGGGTGAGAGATGCTATAACTGTAATAATTCGCATATGAGGGAAGGGAAGAACCAGGTTCTGAGGAACTCTCACTTGCTACGCCTTCCTCCTAGAATACTCTTTTTCACGGGTTCTTACATGGCTGTCTCCTTCTCCTCTGTCcaatctcagcttaaatgtcaccccCTCACAAGGGCCTTCTCTGAGCGCCACACAGTTATACTCCAACCCATTTTCCTCACAGCATTTTCCTCACATGCTATcattgggtttatttatttattcataatctGCCTTCCCATTAGCATAGTCATTCCAGGATGGTGGTGGATGACAAGaagaaatcatatatatatataaatcatatgtttaatatatttaatgtatatttaatatatatttaagtgaattaataaatatttcaaatatcacAGAGCTAATAAGAGTGGAGAAGCAATTCTAACACATAATTACTTGACTCCATACCTAAGGTGCCGGATTCCCAGCAAcggcatttattaatttatttttaaagtattcattCTGTCCTTTTTTATTGAGTGACTACCACATTCCAATCACTTTTCAGAGCAGTGAGAAAACAATATGAATGAGGTGAGAAAAGAACCTGAACCACTTACTGCATAGTGGATATAAAAGACAAAcaagcaggggacttccctggtggcgcagtggttgggagtctgcctgccgatgcaggggacacgggttcaagccctggcccgggaggatcccacatactgtggagcaactaagcctgcgtaccgcaatgaagagtagcccccactcgctgcaactagagaaagcccgcgcacagcgccgaagacccaacgcagccaaagataaataaataaaataaataaatttaaaaaaaaaaaaggacaaacagGCAGTTACTGAGTGGTAAGAGGCATAACCAGGAGTAAGTGAAATACAGGTGACTGATTATGGAGACAGGGAGTGGTTAAGAGAGATTTCCCAGAGGAAATGATGTCTAAAGACAAGTGAAAGGAAAGTAGAAGTCAACCACTTCAGGGAACACCTAGTAGCAGCGTGGAGGAGAGAATGGAAGAATTTTGCAAGCAGAAAGAATAACGTGGGCTGAGTCTTAGAGGTTGCCAAGGAAAGCAATAGCAGGAAATAAGGCAGGTAGACAAGAGCCAGGTCATGAAGGTAGCTGTAAATGAATAAGGTAATAAGGAATTTAGGCTAAGAAAAATGGGACACTTTAAAGATGGTGGTATAACTATATTATAATGGCTTTAGGGGGTAGAGAGATTTAGATGGAGCCTGGATGCACTGAGACCTATTGCAGTAGTCTTGTTTAGAAATAGTAGTCAACTATAAATGGGTAATAGcaggaggaacagaaaaaataagCACATTTGAGAAAGACTGTGGAGATATTTAGAAGGGAGAATCAACAGGACTTGATTGATTTTATATAAGAaatgaggaggaaaggaaaaagtgaaGATAACTTCCAGGTTTATGACTTGAGCAACCAGCTGCCAATACTGAGACAGGAAAAATAGAAGGATAAAACAGTAAATTCCCCTAGAGCAATAGAATAGGCAACGGGGCAATGGTGCTGCAGAAAGCAATGAGGGCATGTGGAGTTGGAGACCTCTCTTGACCTCCAAATTGAGGGATACAGGCCTAGAGTTCAAGAATAAGTTCTGGAGCTATAGATTTTTGTCTTCATCAGTATCTAGATGCTTATTGAAGACATGTGAGGGATGAGGTGGTCCAAGGATGGCATGTAGAATGAGATGGTCTGAGAAACAAGATTCAAGGgaaatgtggagaaatgggaactttAAAAAGGACTAAGAAGAACCATTCAGAGGATGGGGAGAAAACTAGGAGATGTCACAGATGACAAGAAGATTCTAGAAGGAGAGGAGTCCAACATGCCCAAAGGAGCTATAAAGGAGCATGTGGTTAGAATGTGGACCCAACAGTGATAAAAATGAGGCAGAGGTAAGCACCAGTGATGTCCTAGGATTGAAAGGCCAGTGAGATGGAGCCAGAATGGTGACAGGACATAGAATAGAGATGGTAACTGTGAGTCTAGTGCTTAAGATGCTTCTGGGTGTTCATGGATGACAATGATGCAGAGACCAGAGAGTATGACCAGAGCCGTGAGACTCACAGGGCAGTAGTTTTTCACCCGAGTGAGGAGCAATGGTGTGCACAGCAATGTGCAGGGAAGGTTAGTAAACCTGCCATCCAATCTACAAACACTCAGTCGGCCTCAGAAAACTGTTTCTGACCCATGAAACTACACAACACCCTGTTTCATCACAAGACATGATTTATTCAACTTCAGAACTTATGTAATGTTCTGaaaattttgtatgttttttatatcaggaatatatatatatgcttactacttaaaatattttattttaaaaatctccgggacttcccaggtggcacagtggttaggaatctgcctgccaacgcaggggacatgggttcaagccctcatccaggaagatcccacatgccgtggagcaacaaagcccgtgcaccacaactactgagcctgcgctctagagcccgtgagccacaactactgagcccacgtgccgcaactactgaagcccgcgtgactagagcccgtgctccgcaacaagagaacccaccacaatgagaagcctgctcacaaagaagaggagcccctgctcaccgcaactagagaaagcccgtgcagcaacaaagacctaatgcggccaaaaataaggaatgaaagaaaaagaaaaagcgttaaaaaaaatctcccacaCATCTGAATGCTCCAAAAATGAACAGTTATGATTGGATGTCTTCACAGTTAATCATCTAGATTTTGAAAGAGAATATCACACTAGCTCTAATTTATGGAATTACTGAAAACCTGAATAgtaaacaaatttatattttaattgatttcCACCTCTTAGAGATCTGAATGTGTCTCACTGCTTTCCACCATACCCAATTCATTAATTAGATCCTCACAAATAAAAGGGCATTTTCCCTGGTCTCAGCAggtttccttaaaaatattctgatactcaatagcttgtttctttttgttgctgagtagtattccatggtatgaatataccacagtttcaTTAACCATTCATCCATTAAAGAACaactgggttgtttccaatttggggctgttacaaatgaagctgctataaacattcacggaaaaaaaaatattctgatacTGAAGATGGGATTCATAACAGCATTTTAGTCCACTGAGTGAGAACGCATCTTACAAATGATAAAGGTCTCAACTTCCTAACCTTTCACACagacttatttatcttttcaggGACTAacatccattcatctttcaatcaAAACCTTTAAAAGAGAATTTTGTTTTAACCTTAGATGATCTGTGTTATTAATCAACTGTCTTAAATTATCTGTTTAGGAGTTGACTTTTCCACACTACACTTTTTAACCATGATCTTCATAAACACAATTTTAACTAAATTTGATTTTATGTTTGCATAAGGTAAAAAATTGCAAGGTCACAAATTTTTCTTCAGAATCTCagataaaaacagtaaaattaacTCACATACATTAAAACAAAGCTTATAGTTACAACTTACAATATATGAATGAGTTTCTTTGCCCACCACACTCCCATGGCAAGAGGAAATAGGCATTTGGATTAGGAAGttccagaaacagaaagaaagaagctctCTCTAATACCTCACACATCAATTTTCTCCACAGTTCCCAAGTCAAGAAACCCCACAGCTCAACACAAGAGAGGTTATTTGAATAAAGAATTTGCTCTCCACACATTTCTAAAATCCTCATTGTCAGATAATCATAGGCACATGTGAAAACCAATGGTGACTCCATGCTCCTGTCTGAACCTAAATTAGGATCTTTTAAAACAAGCACCAATAGTAGACATTCTAGGATTCCAAAGGCCTAGAGATGAGTCACACAGTTATTCTGCCATCCTTTATGGTTGCCTACCTCTAAttctacccccacccccaacccttgTTTGGCCCTTGCTAATAGATAACTGTAATTCAGCCATGTGCCTAGTCCCAGGGGAGACAATGACTGCCCCCTGATCTCTAGCTTCTCTAGCATTTAGAGGTGCCCCCAAGATGCAGCTAGAGACAATGAGGCATAAATAAAAGTTTCCTTGAGGAATTCGGTAAATCTTTGCTTTCCTGGTGAAAGAGGATAGATTGGCTgcacttcttctttcttctgtcaaGATGAACACACTACCTGGCACACAAGCAGCCATCTTGTTGTCAAGAGGCAACAAGTATAGAAAGAAGGATCAAAGAAGGAGAGACAATTCTTGCACCGTcagatggcagagcagaagagGAGAAAGCATCCAGGTCTCTGATGATAACCTGAGTAACTGAACCCATACCATAAAAAGCCCATCTCTGGATGTTTTATGAAAAGAATAAATGTCTACTGATATAGGTCTTTCAGGTGGATTTTCTATTATTTGAAGCTAAATGCATTCACAAGTGATGCAACTTTTAGTATCTTCTCACGTTTGTCCCCCTGATTTTAGCACTCTacacttttagattttttttttttctattttttcttttcaactgtCTGAGCAAATTCACACCTTTCCTCACTCAACACCCTACAGAGGGCAGCGCTGAGGATGGGTTCCTCCAGCTTTAAGGGCTGTTCTAGCCCTTTCCTTCCTCAGGGCATAAGTTACTGAGTGCAGTAAGGAGAGTCACAACTACCTACTTCATTTGAAGTGAGTTCTTTGGTCAGGCCCCACATTAAACATCCAGCTAGAACAATCTGGGAGTAGATCATTCTTGTAGCAACTTTGAAAACATACGTTTCCTTCTTTGCAATAATGTAAAATGTATCTTTCATGGAAGGGTATACACAAATATTTGTATAgcttattaaaaagaataattaacggaaccattataaatttttttttccaagagagaagaaaaatcattACCTATAAGTTCAGAGTTAGAAGGAGCCTCCATTCTCTGAAGGGGGATTTGATCAAAGAAGTAAGAGCGGTCTCTTCCATGATGGGGCCAAAAAGAAGAGCCATATTGTTGGGGCAACTGGCTTCATCAAGGCAAGAGGTAAAAAGCAACGTTCAGATGTTCCAGAGACTTTGCAGACAGTTCAGAACAAAAGGGAGCAGCGCAGGGGAACAGTGTGACAGGAGAGAGCATCACAGAGCAGGACACCTTCAGCTTAGATTAGGGTGTGAGGTCGTTGATTCACAGCTTCCAAGAAGCCATTTGAGGTCTCAGGGCTTTGACAGCCTGTAAGTGCTGTGCTCAGGGGCATGAACGGAGGCCCTCCTTCTCTGCAGGAGTCACAAAAGCCCTGTGGGAAATCTCAGAATGGAATATGATTATCTCTCTTGTATCCCCCAGTGCCTAGTAAACACGCAATCATTGTGGTAAACTGAAATGAACTTTCCTTAGAGACAATGCCCTTCAAGTTTATATTGTTTCTACTGTACACTTATGTCACTTTCCCCGGGTGAAACAGCTTTGTAAGTGTTATGACCTAGTTTTGTTTTCTCCCCACCAGACAGGTGCCTATGTAGCATGTCTGCTACTGAGAATGGGAAGTGGTGCCATCCAGATAAGTGTCAAATATCTTCATTACTttattcaattcattcattcattttcgcATTTACTAGGCTTTTAACtacataaaaacaaagaagaaaacaaaagtgaacactagtccaccatctagATAGCGATGGAGGGAAATTCAGAGGTATCGAATGAAATTAGAAagtttcctccctctcctctcttgctAACGTTAATCATTGTTAACAGCTTACTATGTTTGTATCCAGACCATACTCACCCTccccaaaaaacaacaataatttgCTGTACATCTAGCTAGGTTCTTGAGATTTACCTAGAGAATGCCAACTTGCTCATCAGCTTTCTAAAGTAAGTACATGCACCCTCAACCGATAACGCCAAATACAAGCATTTCAAGACCTCATGGGACAATACAGCAATCCCAAATTATCCATGTCCTTGAAACTGTGGTTGAACAAAGGGATATTTGTTTGGAGGAGGTAAAATGTATTACCATCTTTGCGCAATCTTAATTTCTATGCTTACGTCAAGCAAGACATGAGGTGATTATAGATTTGAGCTTTTTTATTGCCTTAACCATTCACTAAATCATTTTCATCTAGTTGCTTTGTAATCTCACGAGGTCAATGTATATCTTAGTGCTAAAGGAAATAGTTATCTTATctatctttttattaaaatattgttttgaatACTACCCACTAAATCACTCAGCATTCCTCATATAAAGAACTGAGAAATACTTTTTCTAACTTATTGCTGGGAGAAACATGACTTCCCCTAAGCAAGTGGTAGACATCCTCTTTTTTGATAAGAAGAATTGTACTACTGActgtatctttccaaatttaCTTCTAAGAAACTGAGAGCTAAATTTAAAGGTAATTTATAACAACCTTATAAATCCTTATTACTTGCATATGcatgttcttttttcccttgattttctacttttattttatgttttttctggACTTGCGTTTATTATTTCTGcactaacattattttatttatgttcttaTTGCAAATGGCTTTAGTTCCTccaaaaaacatataaataaataaataaataataaagctataaaattatATAGATCAGTAGACAAGGATAAATGAATGATAAAACACTGTTTCCCCCACTGAAGTCTATTCTGAGTTTTCTATGTTCTTCTTTCCATCTGCCAATTCCCTACCCTCTCACTGCAGTGGAAGCCAACTAAAAATCCCCAAGctaagaaaataagatttttccCTCATATAAGTAGCCCTGCTCAGAGTACTCCATTCTACGTCTACAAATAAAATTTCCACTCAAAGAGGACATGGATCTTGATAAAGTCAAGGAGGAACTTTTGGCAATTTGGCCAAAGTTGTTAGATCATGCCAAAAGAGTTAGCAAAATGAAGTTTAAGGGTGAGTTGCTGGGGCCGATCCAGGCTCTGAATAAGCCATGGCACACAGCTCCTGCCAGATGGACAGGGATCATGAAGGTGGTAGAGGATCCAGTGGATCAGGTCAGGACAGAGATCACCTGGCAGGGAAATGGGACACCCAGGCAATGTGACTGAGTAACAGGAAATAAGGGAGAGAACTAGAATTAGGAGAATCTGTCCAGGAAAATATATAGGCAGTTACTGTACAATCATAGCCAAAATTAACTTAATTACAAAGCTTTGAGTTAGAAGCCAATTCCCAATCTTGTGAAGTAGCAcagcagagtgaaaaggcaagcctGGGTTTGTTTCCCTACTCTGCCCCTTACTAGATGTGAAACATTGAATCTGTCTCAACCTCTCTGATCTCATTATCTTATTTGTAAAAATGTCAATAACAATAATACATATTTACAGGTTATGTAAGGATTTTATCTATATATAATTAATTCATTTCATAGCCAAGAATAATTTTTGTTGCTTCTTCTTACTCCTAGTAGTATTAATGGTCCTGGATTTGCAGTAAAAACATTCGAAGTGCTTGTTTTGAACTGGAGTAAGAGAGTTGAATCCACTGTCAGCCCTTTATTTTACTGGTCATTCTACAATTGTCTTTGTTAGTAAATGTCTATTTGCTTAACTTAGCTATATTAAAacctaagaaataaataattcctgACAAAGAAGGCTCTACTTTGCATAtcctggaaaaaatagaaaaacttgtGCTTGATATTAATGAGCAGAGGAATACCACCACCCCCCAAACATTTCCTTCTGATACTGTCCAAACCGACTCTTCACAAAATTTATATAGATTTATCCCAACCTATTGGGTTGGGATTCTGTGAGGTTCAGGCTAAAGCAACAGGGCTACCAAGACCCAAGGAGTAAGCCAAACTGAAATACAAGAGAAAGGGTTTAAAATGAATCCACAACCCAAGAAGTTTCTGAGCAAGTCTGAAAATCTAGAATAAGAGTCAGAGATCAAAGAAAAATCTAAACATTGGTGAAGTCTAAAAGAGTGTGTTCAGATGAAATCTGACACTAATGTTTGTTAAAATTTGCTTCTATGACTAGGTATATCTTCTGACTGTGTAGGTGTTGATTTATCTAAAATAGATCGGGTCAAATGAAAAGGTATGAAATAAATGTCGCAACAAATATGCTTTTATGAATTAAGACCCAATACAAGTAGTCTTTAATTACCATTGTCTATAAAAGCAGCCTGGActtttggagaaatgactgattgcAGACCCAGTGAAGGTAATGTACAACGTGAACATGGAACGTATTGTTATAcctgaaattaaggaaactataAAAGACTTTTGGGGCAAATCAAAAGGACTCAGGAATAGGCTCCCATTGGCAGAAGATATGAAAATTTGATAATATCCATCAGAATATTAATTACAATGAATtgatatacattaaatatatgtaaattcaCGAGttcataatgatttttttaaataggaagaaaaagtctcATACGTTACTTCCACATCATGCTAGGGAACAACTTCTTTATTTAGAAAGTggcaattaaaaggaaaaattgagcGTTATCATAGGAAACCTTCCTCTTTGGGTTTTCAAACAGTAGATGAGGGGaagtttttctttacaaaaatgtcagctaataaatgaagaagaaacaataaaatatcatgcTGTTGCATGAATTGATGGATCCAATTGTGACAACCAATAGCCActaacatcacaaaaagagagGTAACCAGTCATTGTGTTACATCCCAATGGAAGGACCCAATACCGCCTATGAAGTAGCCTTCCCAAAAATATCAAAACTGAAACTGTTCAAAACTGTAGATCTAATTAGTAACTTAGAGAAAATACAAATGCCAAAGAAATGTATAAATACACCACATGAATGCAACCCAcaaaatccagactgtgggaAATCTATAGGACAAATGACTTGGTTTCTGCAACAAATAAATTGGTGGAAATAAAGTGATGAGAGAGAAActacatattaaaaatacatgaagtatAGCAACCAATACAATTTATGGACCTTATTTCAATTTGACTGAATGAACAAACTGTAAAAGAAATGAGATAAAGAAACTGGAACACTGACTATTATTCatgattttaagaaaacttttagtTGTGGTTATGGTACTGTATTGTCTTTTCCAATAGTCATTTAAAATGACATGACATCTAGACTTTGTTTCAAAACACTCCAAGGAGAAGGATGAAGTGGTTGGGAGTGCAGATAGAACAAGACTGGTCATGAGTTCAAAATGGCTAAAACAGAGTGATGGCTACATGAGAGTTAATGACACTATACCACTTCTGCAAATGCttattttccacaaagaaaagttaaaatcaaaaagaaaggcATAAACTAGTCTATTGGAGTAATCacagatgaataaaaattaaaaattaaattcttgaAAATAGTTATTTTGCTGTACTATGCTATATGTGTAATTATTTCTCACCAGAAAGATACCTTTTAGAACTCAGACCAACAAAACTGGATGAAGTACATTTTTAAGAACTAAATAAACATCTAAATCTTTATAGCATTTATTTTAGTTTCCTAcacatttgaattttcttttactttcagttCACATTGGTGGGATATTAGAGAAAGACAATCAAAAGAATTCAGGGTGGCACTGTGATCTGAGCATATTGGCCCGTTGgtgaaaagaattaaattaaatgaaagtaacattaaaaaaaaattattttcttgccaGGTCATTGCTAGAAAAAAGAGATGTGAGAGTAATCAGGGGTAATGGCAAGAAACCAAGAACTCTGAAGAGTAGGTGTTAAAGGAGGTCTGAGATAAAGCTGAAATACCTTTCATAATTTATGTAGATGAGACAATGAAGCTAAGAATAGGGAATGTGTGTAATAGAGTCAGGTTAATTAGAAGGAGGGAAATGACTTCAGAAGAGCACACTGAGTTCAAAATTGGAAGCAAAACTAAAGTAGAGATGTAGACATTTTAGGAGGaagaaattctgagaaaaaaatcaaatgttaagGGTATTGGAAGTTTTGAaaggtaaggaaaagaaaaatgccaaGCTGTCCTGCAAACACAAAGGTCTGAAGGCTAATGAGGGGATAGCACCTATTTCTGAACTCTTCGGGCCAGGGGCAAGTTAAAGGGCCAAAATGCCATTGTGTGAAAGGCTAGATGACCTCTGCAGTCAAGACACATTTGCAAAACTCCTCGGTCCCTCCATGGCAGCACAGACTCCACCAATGGAGGATGATAATTCTACAAAGCCTAATCCAATCACCTCCTGAACCTTCAAATTGCATGTTGCAGTTAATAGAAGTATTGATTCAGTTGTCAGAGTCACTGCAATTTTTTATCGTACAGAAGCACAGATGGTAAGAAATCCAAGCTGGGCGAAAATGGATAatgcactttttttcttgattgtgCAATGATATAGGGAAAACCTCACCCAGCTGCTCCcgtacatacacaaacacacacacacacacacagacccattTACCCACAGACACTTATCACAGACTCCACCCTATTCTCATCACATCAGTTCTAGATACAGAGGCCACACAGGTTAGTGGCAAAGGGTATGGCCTTTGAATGCAAGCAGACCTCAATATCTGTCCTCATCCTGCCACCCACTGGTTGTATTATTGCAGTCATCATCCCTAACTTCTCACCTACTCCATGGGATGGTTATAAGGAAAAACAAGTACAAAGTACTTAGCCTGCATTCTGGCATATAATAATTTGTGGTAGCTCCACAGAGATATTTAGTAACTTGCAGAACACTGAAAGCAATCCAAGTAGTTCTTGGTTCCAGGCACACAGATAAATTCTGTCCAGTTAGAGGTTCAACTGACTTCCATCTCCCATATTGAAGAAGCCAGTTTTGTTTCTATTAAGCAAAGATTCTCCTTTGTTCTGATTAGTTTTACTATCTTTTCTAGTTCCTTCAATAATTAATGAGTTAACTAAAATGTCTGATGTATATTCAACTCATATTTGTATGAGAGTCATGATTATATGAATATCCTCTTTCAACATTTATCCTTTATCAATAGTGGGCAAACCAAGTGAAAAATCTCTACTGTGGTCTTTATAACTCCTTCCTTTTAGGAGAAGCCAAGACCGAGCCAAGTTGATCCATAGAAAGTGTTATTTGATCTAATAAGAGAATGCATTTCCTGTGGACATGGATTTGATAAAGCAATCACTTTACCTCCCTGAAAGGAGTATGAAAGGGCATTTCAGAAGTCCTAAAGGAACCATGCCTTGCCTATAGTGGaagaataataattatattagcTGCAAACCATCACCACAGGTGCATTTCAGATGACTATGAGGGACTACAGACACATAAGCCAGTAGGTATTTACTACTGTATAGATCTACTTAGAGATGTTTGTCCAGAGAAATGAATCACATTTTATTAGTTTATGACAGAAACTTCCCCTCACCAAGGCTATGCCTATATC contains:
- the LOC101279811 gene encoding LOW QUALITY PROTEIN: homeobox protein NANOG-like (The sequence of the model RefSeq protein was modified relative to this genomic sequence to represent the inferred CDS: inserted 2 bases in 1 codon), whose amino-acid sequence is MSVDPACPQSLRGPEASNSRESSPMPEIYGPEENYVSLQMSSAETHDMETXDSPDSSTSPRVKLLATAADKSTEKKEEKVLVKKQKTRTVFSQTQLRVLNERFQRQKYLSLQQMQELSNILNLSYKQVKTWFQNQRMKCKRWQKNNWSRNTNIVTQGPATAEYPAFYSYRQGCLVNSSGNLPMWGNQTWNNPTWSNQSWNSQSWNNQSWNSQTWCPQAWNNRTWNNQFNNYVEEFLQPQIQYRQNSPVSDLETTLETARESYNIIQQTAKYFNSQQQSMDLFPNYSLNIQPEDL